The following proteins are co-located in the Manihot esculenta cultivar AM560-2 chromosome 9, M.esculenta_v8, whole genome shotgun sequence genome:
- the LOC110623682 gene encoding zinc transporter 8 produces MSRFSRGYLRVFCFLLLVPAFVIGDCTCENEEQDRNKSEALKYKAAAIAAILVAGAIGVCLPILGKFIPALNPEKNIFFIIKAFAAGVILSTGFIHVLPDAFESLTSPCLNENPWGKFPFTGFVAMVSAIGTLMVDAFATSYYTKSHGQVRNIAGDEEKTEEDGGFHTHATHDHSHCSGLIENSASPELLRHRVISQVLELGIVVHSVIIGISLGASQSPKTIRPLVAALTFHQFFEGMGLGGCICQAKFKGRVMAIMALFFSLTTPIGIGIGIGISNAYNENSPTALIVEGIFNSASAGILIYMALVDLLAADFMNPKVQVNGKLQIGVNLSLLLGAGLMSLLAKWA; encoded by the exons ATGAGCAGATTCAGTAGAGGCTACCTCAGAGTCTTTTGCTTCCTCCTGTTGGTCCCGGCTTTTGTGATCGGAGATTGCACCTGTGAAAACGAAGAACAAGATCGTAACAAATCTGAGGCACTTAAATATAAAGCAGCTGCCATAGCTGCAATATTGGTGGCTGGTGCAATTGGGGTCTGCCTTCCAATTCTGGGAAAGTTCATCCCAGCTTTGAATCCTGAaaagaatatatttttcataatcaaAGCATTTGCTGCAGGTGTAATTTTGTCAACTGGGTTCATTCATGTTCTTCCTGATGCTTTCGAGAGCTTGACATCCCCTTGTCTCAATGAGAATCCATGGGGAAAGTTTCCTTTCACTGGTTTTGTGGCCATGGTTTCTGCCATTGGGACTTTGATGGTTGATGCTTTTGCGACTTCTTATTATACCAAGTCTCATGGACAAGTCAGAAATATAGCTGGAGATGAGGAGAAAACAGAAGAAGATGGAGGATTTCATACTCATGCAACTCATGATCATTCTCATTGTTCAGGTTTGATTGAGAATTCTGCTTCACCTGAACTCCTTCGCCATCGAGTTATTTCTCag gtTTTGGAGTTGGGAATTGTGGTTCACTCTGTGATAATAGGAATCTCTTTAGGTGCTTCTCAAAGTCCTAAAACAATAAGGCCTCTAGTAGCTGCGCTCACCTTTCATCAGTTCTTTGAGGGTATGGGACTTGGTGGTTGCATTTGTCAG GCAAAATTTAAGGGAAGAGTTATGGCGATTATGGCACTTTTCTTCTCTCTGACAACACCAATTGGGATTGGGATTGGTATTGGGATATCAAACGCGTACAATGAAAACAGCCCAACTGCCCTAATTGTTGAAGGGATTTTTAATTCAGCCTCAGCTGGAATTTTAATTTACATGGCATTGGTGGATCTTCTTGCTGCTGATTTCATGAATCCCAAAGTACAGGTCAATGGAAAACTTCAAATTGGAGTtaatctttctcttcttcttggaGCAGGCTTGATGTCTCTCTTAGCCAAATGGGCTTAA
- the LOC110623594 gene encoding uncharacterized protein At3g17950, whose product MALQEDGWPLGLRPVNARVELLRNRDFNGSISFSTLLTGSPSSITDSSSDLDTESTASFFHDESITLGSLIGVSSILELSRRSTRRRTAETLRDQKNCKSKHCFFSLCSKLSTDADNKNHTPSLGHFLEEERRAASIHRRDIPVAYGPNDFSPVLPNSNTKSLFVGDQIAPQSSSSMGVNERRRSNTELLEHRNGYGLPLLFTCLCGQLIE is encoded by the exons ATGGCTTTGCAG GAAGATGGATGGCCTCTTGGCCTAAGACCAGTTAATGCAAGAGTTGAGTTGCTAAGGAATCGGGATTTCAATGGATCAATTTCATTCAGCACTCTGCTCACTGGTTCTCCTAGCTCCATCACCGATTCTTCCTCCGATCTTGATACAGAG TCTACTGCATCTTTCTTCCATGACGAGAGCATTACACTTGGGAGCCTCATTGGAGTTTCTAGCATTCTGGAGCTCTCAAGAAGGTCAACTAGGAGAAGAACAGCAGAGACATTAAGAGACCAGAAGAATTGCAAGTCAAAACATTGTTTCTTCTCACTATGCTCAAAGTTGAGCACTGATGCTGATAACAAAAACCACACTCCTTCTCTTGGTCACTTTCTTGAAGAAGAGAGGAGAGCAGCCAGCATTCACAGAAGAGACATCCCAGTAGCATATGGACCTAATGATTTCTCCCCAGTTCTACCCAATTCAAACACGAAGTCCCTCTTTGTCGGTGATCAAATTGCTCCTCAATCAAGTTCTTCAATGGGGGTGAATGAGAGGAGAAGATCCAACACAGAATTATTAGAACATCGCAATGGGTATGGACTTCCATTATTGTTTACATGTTTGTGTGGACAACTTATTGAATGA